The sequence GTGTTCCTTTCGGAGTGCCACCGGCGGCCGGGTCTCTGACCACCCAAAAGCTCCCCGTTTGGGATTGACCGCCTCGATAATCGGATCGATCGAGAACAATTGATGGTCGAGGTAATGTCGCTGCCACTCCTCGGGATAATTGGACAGACCGTAGACGTTGGCCTCGTGCACCGACAGGTAGGTAAACCAATCGAAGCCATGCTCATTGGCGTATCGTTGCAGGGTCTTTTGCACGGCCTCTCTATCTCGGGCCAGCGATAACCAGTCACGCAATAGGTCGAACTTAAGCCGTCTCGACACCCCCATCCGGCAGCCCCCGATTACATGATTAGTTTTATCATATTCTGTTGGACTAATAACAACTCCGTTGGCGCCTTGTCTCCCCACGATGGGAGAACCGATTTGCGGAGTACCACGGCTGCGTGGTTGATCGTACCGATGAGGGCCTTCGGTAAACCGAAATAGCCCCGAACGTCTGTTCCTGATTGGTTGCCGCCATACCAAAGCGGAGAGCCAACATGCGTCTTATCGCGGTCCAAAACCAAGGCCTGACTAGAGATTCTCATCTCATCGAGCAGATGCACGTGCTGCGTGCCCGCGTCTTTCGCGACCGCCTGGGTTGGGATGTTGATGTCGCCGGGGGGCACGAGGTTGACGACTACGATGCGCTAAACCCGGTCTATCTTCTGGTGGTCAGCGACAGCACCAAACATGTGGTTGGCTGCGCGCGGCTTCTGCCAGGATCCGGGCCGACGATGCTGGGGCGCACGTTTCCGGTTCTTCTTGATGGTGGGCCGCTTCCTAGCGGGCACCACCTCATAGAGAGCTCCCGATTTTGTATCGACACCGATGTGGCTGGAGCAAACACCGCGCGCGGGCTCCACCAAGCCACGATGATGCTCTTCAGCGGTATTCTGGACTGGGCCATTGCGCATGGGTACTCCCAAGTCATGACGGTGACCGATCTGCGTTTCGAGCGGATCCTCAAGCGGGCAGGGCTCCCTTTCTCGCGCCTGGGGTCGGCGCATCCAATCGGCAATACGATGGCCATCGCCGGCATTGTCCCGGCAACTGAAGAGACGGCCTTCTCGGTGCGACCAGCCGGCTATCTGCCGCTTGGTCAGTCACTGATCGCCGCCTGAAATCACCTCCTGCTTTCCATGTCCGGAGGAACCATCGTGTCCAACCGCCAATCTCATCAGCGCCTGGTCCACAAACTGCGCGAAGCCCTGGGGAGCACGCTCTGTAACGCACTCGACGACGCACTCGTCGTCGAGATCATGCTCAATCCGAATGGCCAACTCTTTGTCGAGCGGATCGGTGAGGCAATGACCTGCGCCGGCACTCTGGCGGCGCAGGCCGCAGAAACCATCATCGGCACGGTTGCTCATGCACTGGGGACTGAAGTCAACGCGGCCCGGCCGATCATCTCTGGCGAACTGCCAATTGACGGACACCGCTTCGAAGGCCTGTTGTCGCCGGTTGTCGCGGCGCCGGTCTTTACCATACGCAAGCGAGCCACGCGCCTCTTCCCGCTCCAAAGCTACGTGCTGGACAGGATCATGACCGATTATCAGGCCGCGATGATCCGGAACGCAGTGGAAAGCCGCATGAACATCGTGGTCGCCGGTGGCACCGGGACCGGCAAGACGACCCTGACCAATGCCGTCATCGCTGAAATTGTCACGGCCAGCCCGGAACAGCGCCTCGTCGTCCTCGAAGATACTGCCGAAATCCAGTGCGCCGCCGAGAACGCAGTGTGCCTGCACACCACCGAAGAGGTCGACATGAACCGGTTGCTGAAGTCCACCATGCGCCTTCGACCCGACCGGATCATCGTTGGCGAGGTGCGAGATGGTGCGGCCCTCACACTGTTGAAGGCCTGGAACACCGGGCACCCCGGCGGCGTCACCACCATCCACGCCAACAATGCGCTTTCGGCATTGACCCGCCTCGAGCAGCTAACGGCAGAGGTCAGCCAGCGCCCCATGCCGGAAGTGATTGGCGAAGCCGTAGACCTGGTCATCTGGATCGAGCGCGTTCCCAAGGGGCGCCGGGTGCGGGACCTCCTGCTGGTCGAAGGCTATCGCGATGGCCGCTATCGCGTCGAATCCTGCAATCCGGAGGACAGTCGCGATGTCGCGTAAGACACTTGGAATCGCGATCAGCGTGCTCATTGTCGGCGCGCTTTGTACACAACCGGCGCTGGCGAGCGGGGGAGGGGGGTTGCCCTGGGAAGCTCCGCTCCAGCAAATCCAGGAGTCGATCACGGGGCCGGTTGCCGCAGCGATAGCACTCGCGGCCGTCGCAATCGCCGGCGGCATGCTGATCTTTGGCGGCGAGCTTAACGATTTTGCCCGACGGCTGGTCTATGTGGTGCTGGTTGCCGGCATTCTACTCGGCGCCACCCAGATTGTTGCCCTCTTCGGCTCGAGCGGCTCGTCCATTGGCCAGGTAGAGAACCCGGACCCGGGTTTGGTGCGGATCGATGGCTGAGGTCGCCAGCCGACTGCAGCGCGTCCGCATTCATCGCGCCTTGTCACGGCCGAACCTGTTGTTCGGCGCCGACCGCGAGCTCGTGCTGGTCACCGGCCTTGCCGCCGTCATCCTGATCTTTGTGGTCCTGACGCCGATCTCGGCCATTGTGGGCGTGGCGATCTGGATGCTGGTGATCGGATTGCTGCGGATGATGGGCAAAGCCGATCCGCTCATGCGCAAGGTCTATCTCCGCCACCTTCGCTACCGGCCTAGTTACCGGCCGACCGCATCCCCTTGGCGCCGGTACTGAGGACAGGGGACATGGTGGCGCTTAAGCAATTCCGCAATACGAGCCCTGGCTTCTCCGATCTTCTGCCCTATGCAGGACTAATCGACAATGGTGTGCTCCTGCTCAAGGACGGCTCGCTTATGGCCGGCTGGTATTTCGCCGGACCGGACAGCGAGAGCGCAACCGACATCGAGCGCAATGAAGTCTCAAGGCAGATCAACGCCATCCTTGCCCGACTGGGCTCTGGTTGGATGATCCAGGTCGAAGCACTGCGCATCCCGGCCACAAGCTATCCCACACGCGAACAATCGCACTTTCCCGACCAGGTGAGCAGGCTGATAGACGACGAACGGCGCCAGCGGTTCGAAGCGGCTGACGGGCATTTCGAAAGCCAGCACGCCATCATACTGACCTATAGGCCACCCGAACCGCGAAAATCCGGGCTGGTCCGCTATATCTATTCGGACGCGGACGCGCGCAACGAGCGGTTCGGCGACAGCGCCTTGGGCGCCTTCAACACGGCCATCCGCGAATTTGAGCAGTACATGGCCAATGTGCTTTCAATCCGAAGGATGGTGACGCGAGAGGCAACCGAAGCGGGCGGCACCCGGATCGCGCGCTACGACGAACTGCTGCAATTCGTGCGCTTCTGCACCGTCGGGGAAAACCACCCGGTTCGCCTGCCGGCAATCCCGATGTATCTCGATTTTCTGGTGACAGCCGAATTTCACCACGGACTGACGCCGCTAGTGGACAACCGGCATCTCGCTGTTGTCGCCATAGATGGATTTCCCGCGGAAAGCTGGCCAGGCATCCTCAATGTCCTCGACGCCATGCCATTAGGTTATCGCTGGTCATCCCGCTTCATGTTCCTCGATCCGCTTGAGGCGCGCCAAAAGCTGGAGCGCACCCGCAAGAAGTGGCTACAGAAAGTCCGGCCGTTCATGGACCAGCTGTTCCAGACGCGGTCGGGAGCCATTGACCAGGATGCGGCGCAGATGGTGGCCGAAGCCGAGGATGCGATCGCGGAGGCCAACTCCCAGCTTGTTGCCTATGGCTACTATACCCCCGTCATTGTGCTGTTTGGCGAAGACGACGACCTGTTGCGCAAACAGGCCGAAGGCATCCGTCGTCTCATCCAGGCCGAAGGGTTTGGGGCTCGCATCGAGACGATGAATGCCACTGAAGCCTTTCTGGGATCATTGCCCGGCAATTGGTACGCCAATATCCGCGAGCCGTTGATCAACACCCGCAACCTTGCCGATCTCATCCCGCTCAACACGGTTTGGGCCGGAAGCCCAGTTTGCCCATGCCCATTCTATCCCGCCGGGTCACCACCCCTGATGCAGGTGGCCAGCGGCTCGACGCCGTTCCGGCTCAACCTGCATGCGGGCGACGTCGGTCACACGTTGATCTTTGGCCCCACCGGGTCGGGCAAATCCACGCTACTGGCGCTGATTGCAGCGCAGTTCCGCCGCTACGAGAATGCCCAGCTATTTGTCTTCGACAAGGGCCGGTCGCTGTTGCCACTGACGCTGGCGATTGGCGCCGATCACTACGATGTCGGGGCAGGGGAGGGGCTCACCTTCTGCCCGCTGGCATCGCTTGAAACGGACGGCGACCGCGCCTGGGCCACCGAGTGGCTCGAAACACTGATCGAACTGCAAGGCGTCAAGATCACGCCCGATCACCGCAATGCCATCGCCCGCCAACTCGGATTGATGGCGCAATCGGAGCGCCGGTCGCTCTCGGACTTCGTTTCTGGCGTGCAGCAGCGCGACATCAAGGATGCGCTCCTGCACTACACCGTCGATGGCCCGATGGGACACTTGCTTGATGCCGAACAGGATGGCCTGACGCTGTCCTCATTCCAAACGTTCGAGATCGATGAGCTGATGAATCTGGGCGAGCGCAATCTCGTTCCTGTCCTGCTCTATCTGTTCCGTCGTATCGAGAAGCGCCTGACCGGAGCACCGAGTCTCATCATTCTCGATGAAGCCTGGTTGATGCTTGGCCATCCAGTGTTCCGAGACAAAATTCGAGAATGGCTCAAGGTTCTGCGCAAGGCTAATTGCGCCGTGGTCTTGGCCACTCAGTCCATCTCGGACGCAGAGCGCTCCGGCATCATCGATGTCCTCAAGGAATCCTGCCCGACCAAAATCTGCCTTCCGAACGGGGCGGCGCGCGAGGTGGGCACACGAGAATTCTACGAGCGGATCGGCTTCAACGACCGGCAGATCGAGATCGTCGCCGGGGCCATGCCGAAGCGGGAGTATTACGTCGTTTCCCCCGATGGACGGCGTCTTTTCGACATGGCGCTTGGCCCGGTGACGCTCAGCTTTGTCGGGGCCAGCGGCAAGGATGATCTCAAGCGCATCACGGCGTTGCATCAGGAATTTGCTGGCGACTGGCCGGCCCATTGGCTCGCAGAACGAGGGATCGCCCATGCGCATGACTTGTTTGTCTAGACTGGCCTTCGGGCTCCTGCTCTACTCAGCTGCGGTGCAGGCGCAGGCGGCGGGACAACTTGTTGGTGCCACCGAATTCACTCAGATCCTGAACAATGCCGAGTTGGTCGGGCTCGCCGGCCAGTCCGGCATTCAGATCGACAATCAAGTGACCCAGATCGCTCACCAGGTCGAGCAGATCCAGAACCAGCTTCGCATCTACGAGAACATGCTGCAGAACACCCTTACCCTTCCCGAGCAGGTCTGGGGCCAGGTGGAGAACGACCTCAACCGGCTGCGTGCCATTGTTGGGGAAGGGCAGGGGATCGCCTTCTCGATGGGCAATCTCGACGACGTGTTGCAGCAGCGTTTCCAGAGCTACGCCCAACTGAAGGACGGTCCTCTCTCCGGTGAGGATTTTTCATCCGCGTACCAAAGCTGGTCCGACACCACCCGCGACACGATCGGGGGCACTCTCAAGGCTGCGAACCTGACAGCAGAACAATTCTCGTCGGAGGAAGCGACCATGGATCGACTGCGGACGATGTCCGGCACGTCTGTTGGGCAAATGCAGGCCCTGCAGGTCGGTCACCAGATCGCCACCCAGCAGGTCGCGCAGATGCAAAAGCTGCGAGGGCTGGTGTCCCAGCAGATGACGATGATGGGCACCTGGTACCAGTCCGAACAGGCCGCCAAGGATCTAGCCCAGACCCGGCGCGAAGACTTTTTCAGCACCACACGTCCACCAACCTCAGGTGGACAACAGATGGAGCCTCGCTGGTGAAGCCGATCGTTCTAATTGCAGTCGCTGTGTTCGGTCTCGGCGCAGTCGTGGCAGTCGCCCTGTTCCAGGCAACCTTCAAGACCGAAACTACTCGCACCAGGACGCTCGACTACTTCGATTCCGAGCGACCTCCAACACACGGTGGGCAGCAAATGAAACCCCGGTGGGGCGGTTAATGCGCTGGACCTCATCGCGCACGGCCTGGGTGCTGCTCATCGCCGTTTGGGTTGTTGCCTTTGGTCCGGCTTACGGCCAGGACGGCGCTGTTCTGACTAACCTTGAGAACGGCATCGCCAATGCAGCGGCAGGGTGGGAGACCACCATCATGCAAGCTGCGCGATCGCTATTTTGGATCCTTGCTGGCATCGAAGTCGGCATTGCGGCCGTTTGGCTGGCCATCCAAGGGGCGTCGCTTGACAATTGGTTCGGCGAACTGGTGCGACGCATCCTGTTCATCGGCTTCTTCGTCTTCGTACTCGAACAAGGACCAACGTTTGGCCGCGCAATCGTCGATAGCCTTTTCCAGATCGGCTCCAGTGGCGGCTCGGCCTCCCCCGTCGATGTGTTCAATGCTGGTATTGCCGTAGCATCCGACATGTCGCACGACGTGCGCTTCGGCTTGTTTGAGGACAATGCCCTCGCGATCGCGGCGGTGTTCGCTATGATCGTCGTGGTCATCTGCTTTGCCTTGGTTGCCGCCATCTTCGTCGCCGTGATGGTGGAAATGTACGTGGGGCTGCTCGCCGGCATGATCATGCTGGGCCTGGGTGGCTCGAGCTTCACCAAGGATTTCGCCGTTCGTTACCTGGTCTATGCCTTCAGCGTTGGCATGAAGCTGATGGCGCTTGTCATGATCGCCCGCATTGGCTCAGAGGTACTGATTGAGATGGCTGATGCCAGCTCGAGTGACGACAAGTTCCTGACCTCGCTCGCCATAGCGGGCATTGCTGTCGTC is a genomic window of Novosphingobium resinovorum containing:
- a CDS encoding conjugal transfer protein TrbE → MVALKQFRNTSPGFSDLLPYAGLIDNGVLLLKDGSLMAGWYFAGPDSESATDIERNEVSRQINAILARLGSGWMIQVEALRIPATSYPTREQSHFPDQVSRLIDDERRQRFEAADGHFESQHAIILTYRPPEPRKSGLVRYIYSDADARNERFGDSALGAFNTAIREFEQYMANVLSIRRMVTREATEAGGTRIARYDELLQFVRFCTVGENHPVRLPAIPMYLDFLVTAEFHHGLTPLVDNRHLAVVAIDGFPAESWPGILNVLDAMPLGYRWSSRFMFLDPLEARQKLERTRKKWLQKVRPFMDQLFQTRSGAIDQDAAQMVAEAEDAIAEANSQLVAYGYYTPVIVLFGEDDDLLRKQAEGIRRLIQAEGFGARIETMNATEAFLGSLPGNWYANIREPLINTRNLADLIPLNTVWAGSPVCPCPFYPAGSPPLMQVASGSTPFRLNLHAGDVGHTLIFGPTGSGKSTLLALIAAQFRRYENAQLFVFDKGRSLLPLTLAIGADHYDVGAGEGLTFCPLASLETDGDRAWATEWLETLIELQGVKITPDHRNAIARQLGLMAQSERRSLSDFVSGVQQRDIKDALLHYTVDGPMGHLLDAEQDGLTLSSFQTFEIDELMNLGERNLVPVLLYLFRRIEKRLTGAPSLIILDEAWLMLGHPVFRDKIREWLKVLRKANCAVVLATQSISDAERSGIIDVLKESCPTKICLPNGAAREVGTREFYERIGFNDRQIEIVAGAMPKREYYVVSPDGRRLFDMALGPVTLSFVGASGKDDLKRITALHQEFAGDWPAHWLAERGIAHAHDLFV
- a CDS encoding TrbC/VirB2 family protein, whose amino-acid sequence is MSRKTLGIAISVLIVGALCTQPALASGGGGLPWEAPLQQIQESITGPVAAAIALAAVAIAGGMLIFGGELNDFARRLVYVVLVAGILLGATQIVALFGSSGSSIGQVENPDPGLVRIDG
- a CDS encoding acyl-homoserine-lactone synthase — encoded protein: MRLIAVQNQGLTRDSHLIEQMHVLRARVFRDRLGWDVDVAGGHEVDDYDALNPVYLLVVSDSTKHVVGCARLLPGSGPTMLGRTFPVLLDGGPLPSGHHLIESSRFCIDTDVAGANTARGLHQATMMLFSGILDWAIAHGYSQVMTVTDLRFERILKRAGLPFSRLGSAHPIGNTMAIAGIVPATEETAFSVRPAGYLPLGQSLIAA
- the trbJ gene encoding P-type conjugative transfer protein TrbJ produces the protein MTCLSRLAFGLLLYSAAVQAQAAGQLVGATEFTQILNNAELVGLAGQSGIQIDNQVTQIAHQVEQIQNQLRIYENMLQNTLTLPEQVWGQVENDLNRLRAIVGEGQGIAFSMGNLDDVLQQRFQSYAQLKDGPLSGEDFSSAYQSWSDTTRDTIGGTLKAANLTAEQFSSEEATMDRLRTMSGTSVGQMQALQVGHQIATQQVAQMQKLRGLVSQQMTMMGTWYQSEQAAKDLAQTRREDFFSTTRPPTSGGQQMEPRW
- the trbB gene encoding P-type conjugative transfer ATPase TrbB, whose product is MSNRQSHQRLVHKLREALGSTLCNALDDALVVEIMLNPNGQLFVERIGEAMTCAGTLAAQAAETIIGTVAHALGTEVNAARPIISGELPIDGHRFEGLLSPVVAAPVFTIRKRATRLFPLQSYVLDRIMTDYQAAMIRNAVESRMNIVVAGGTGTGKTTLTNAVIAEIVTASPEQRLVVLEDTAEIQCAAENAVCLHTTEEVDMNRLLKSTMRLRPDRIIVGEVRDGAALTLLKAWNTGHPGGVTTIHANNALSALTRLEQLTAEVSQRPMPEVIGEAVDLVIWIERVPKGRRVRDLLLVEGYRDGRYRVESCNPEDSRDVA
- a CDS encoding conjugal transfer protein TrbD, coding for MAEVASRLQRVRIHRALSRPNLLFGADRELVLVTGLAAVILIFVVLTPISAIVGVAIWMLVIGLLRMMGKADPLMRKVYLRHLRYRPSYRPTASPWRRY
- the trbL gene encoding P-type conjugative transfer protein TrbL translates to MRWTSSRTAWVLLIAVWVVAFGPAYGQDGAVLTNLENGIANAAAGWETTIMQAARSLFWILAGIEVGIAAVWLAIQGASLDNWFGELVRRILFIGFFVFVLEQGPTFGRAIVDSLFQIGSSGGSASPVDVFNAGIAVASDMSHDVRFGLFEDNALAIAAVFAMIVVVICFALVAAIFVAVMVEMYVGLLAGMIMLGLGGSSFTKDFAVRYLVYAFSVGMKLMALVMIARIGSEVLIEMADASSSDDKFLTSLAIAGIAVVVFMISIYVPAIIQGVIQGVSITNGGETLRPTFGSAQFGAGVAAMGATAMGAGGRAAAGAFEKGGFTGAAAAGSAAMASTAMRGLAATASAVKDQAIGGPGSFGTTTMGLANAKLAASDARAKPSSSGQKAGKP